One Littorina saxatilis isolate snail1 linkage group LG1, US_GU_Lsax_2.0, whole genome shotgun sequence genomic window carries:
- the LOC138964296 gene encoding carbonic anhydrase-related protein-like, whose protein sequence is MFGTAMARLGVEHADWGLYFPEATGSRQSPIDLVSCDARYEEILANTPLQFNYATSRETDILNNGYTLVVFPRAKQVDTQAGNRSDQTPNVSTLSGGPLPQGMEYELAEIRFHWGRENSRGSEHTVNGKAFPMEVQLVHWNTRLYDSIEEAVGRPNGIVIVTLFTQLGREHHGLKLITDALEDVQYKGRQKTLTAPFNPGTFMPDPQLRDFWTYEGSLTTPPCSENVSWILMRYPLMVSHSQMEDFRRLKTHNKGDQPRPGDDGTMADNFRPPQALNGRYVRASFQY, encoded by the exons ATGTTCGGTACTGCGATGGCTCGCCTCGGCGTGG AACATGCTGACTGGGGGTTATACTTTCCGGAAGCTACGGGATCTCGCCAATCACCGATCGACTTGGTGTCATGTGACGCTAGATACGAAGAGATTTTGGCCAACACGCCTTTGCAGTTCAACTACGCTACCTCTCGCGAAACGGACATTCTAAACAACGGATATACACTCGTTGTCTTCCCGAGAGCTAAGCAAG TCGACACTCAGGCTGGCAACCGTTCTGATCAGACCCCTAATGTGTCAA CGCTGTCAGGTGGCCCGCTGCCCCAGGGCATGGAATACGAGCTGGCAGAAATCAGGTTCCACTGGGGCAGAGAGAACTCCAGAGGTTCTGAGCACACAGTCAACGGCAAGGCTTTTCCCATGGAG GTCCAGCTGGTTCACTGGAACACTCGACTGTATGACAGTATAGAGGAAGCGGTGGGCAGACCTAACGGTATCGTCATAGTCACTCTCTTTACTcag TTGGGACGAGAACATCATGGATTGAAGCTGATTACAGACGCTCTGGAGGATGTTCAATATAAG GGTCGACAGAAAACACTGACGGCTCCATTCAACCCTGGAACATTTATGCCAG ATCCTCAGCTGCGTGACTTTTGGACGTACGAGGGATCGCTCACAACACCACCTTGCTCAGAAAACGTGTCGTGGATTTTGATGAGATACCCACTGATGGTGTCACATTCACAG ATGGAGGATTTCAGACGACTGAAAACTCACAACAAGGGAGACCAACCACGTCCCGGCGATGATGGAACTATGGCAGACAACTTCAGGCCGCCTCAGGCTTTAAACGGACGTTACGTCAGAGCCTCTTTCCAGTACTGA